One part of the Rhodococcus oxybenzonivorans genome encodes these proteins:
- a CDS encoding acyl-CoA dehydrogenase family protein, which produces MDLHYSDAEQRYRMEVRELLARLLGPDWHGFGALSEGERATFRSEWRATLLEHGLLAPGWPAEYGGGGLTLIEQSIVTEELAEAGAPQFPTANDANGMVLLGPTLMHYGSAAQKAFFLPRTLSGEITWAQGYSEPEAGSDLFNVRTRAVRQGDSWIINGQKIWQTAGLSANWLFALVRTDPALPGGKGLSFMLLPIDQPGVTVRGIKNMAGETEFAEVFLTDAVASDEHVVGGIGNGAQVALGLLGFERGAGGLAAAAAARIEVERLIELARATGGARDRGLRRRIARCRADVHVLRCLALRSLSAGVSGDPPGPESSVTKMFMSLYRQRVTELALDLLGRSALSLDGPGAVAALGPQPRGLDAASATAWVDDALHARPGTVYGGSLQIQRNTLAERVLGLPREPRQLPVHKEPRQEERNAV; this is translated from the coding sequence ATGGATCTGCATTACTCGGACGCTGAGCAGCGCTACCGGATGGAGGTGCGTGAGCTTCTAGCACGACTTTTGGGTCCTGATTGGCATGGATTCGGTGCTCTGTCCGAGGGGGAGCGCGCGACATTCCGGTCGGAATGGCGGGCGACTCTTCTCGAGCATGGACTCCTTGCGCCCGGTTGGCCGGCGGAGTACGGCGGCGGTGGCTTGACATTGATCGAGCAGTCGATCGTCACCGAAGAGCTTGCGGAAGCGGGCGCCCCCCAATTCCCGACTGCGAACGACGCGAACGGGATGGTGCTTCTCGGCCCGACGCTGATGCACTACGGTTCGGCGGCACAGAAGGCCTTCTTTCTCCCTCGGACCCTTTCTGGAGAAATCACCTGGGCACAAGGCTATTCCGAACCAGAGGCAGGTTCGGACCTGTTCAATGTTCGGACGAGGGCTGTGCGGCAGGGAGATTCGTGGATCATCAACGGCCAGAAGATCTGGCAAACGGCCGGGCTCAGCGCCAACTGGCTGTTCGCGCTGGTTCGGACCGATCCCGCCCTCCCCGGCGGTAAGGGGCTCAGCTTCATGTTGCTGCCGATCGATCAGCCGGGTGTGACAGTGCGCGGCATCAAGAACATGGCGGGTGAAACGGAGTTTGCCGAGGTGTTTCTCACCGACGCGGTCGCCTCGGATGAACATGTGGTGGGCGGCATCGGTAACGGGGCGCAGGTTGCACTCGGCCTGCTGGGTTTCGAGCGAGGTGCAGGTGGGTTGGCGGCCGCCGCCGCAGCCCGAATCGAAGTCGAGAGGCTCATCGAACTCGCCCGCGCGACGGGTGGCGCGAGAGACCGGGGACTCCGGCGGCGCATCGCTCGGTGCCGTGCCGACGTACACGTGCTGCGCTGCCTCGCGCTACGTAGCCTTTCGGCAGGAGTGTCGGGAGACCCGCCCGGCCCCGAATCCTCGGTCACGAAGATGTTCATGTCTTTGTACCGCCAACGTGTTACCGAACTCGCCCTCGACCTTCTCGGGCGATCCGCCCTGAGCCTCGATGGGCCCGGTGCGGTCGCAGCTCTCGGTCCGCAACCACGCGGTCTCGATGCTGCATCAGCCACGGCCTGGGTCGACGATGCATTGCACGCCCGCCCTGGAACGGTCTACGGCGGCTCTCTGCAGATACAGCGCAACACGCTTGCCGAACGTGTGCTCGGTCTGCCCCGCGAGCCGCGGCAGTTACCAGTTCACAAGGAGCCGAGGCAGGAGGAAAGAAATGCGGTTTAA
- a CDS encoding MFS transporter, with the protein MLALGVAVYSMLQSLVAPVLPTITVNLHTTQNTVTWVLTAYLLSASIFTPILGRIGDAVGKKEVLLVALGALALGSLLSALADGISTMIVARAIQGVGGGILPLAFGIVRDEFPREKVSDAIGLFAALTAVGAGLGMVVAGPIVNFLDYYWLFWLPMIMVLLAAVPPLFSSRSRFNAMDPEQVCCP; encoded by the coding sequence GTGCTCGCATTGGGAGTTGCGGTGTATTCCATGCTGCAATCCCTGGTCGCACCTGTGCTGCCGACCATCACGGTGAACCTCCACACCACACAGAACACGGTGACGTGGGTGCTGACCGCCTACCTCCTTTCTGCCTCGATTTTCACTCCGATCCTCGGACGGATCGGGGACGCCGTCGGCAAGAAGGAAGTGCTGCTCGTGGCGCTCGGCGCTCTGGCACTCGGCTCCTTGCTCTCCGCACTCGCCGACGGAATCAGCACCATGATCGTCGCCCGCGCCATCCAGGGCGTCGGCGGCGGCATCTTGCCGCTGGCGTTCGGCATCGTGCGCGACGAGTTTCCCCGCGAAAAGGTCTCCGACGCCATCGGTCTGTTCGCCGCTTTGACAGCGGTGGGCGCCGGCTTGGGGATGGTAGTGGCCGGGCCGATCGTGAACTTCCTGGACTACTATTGGCTGTTCTGGCTGCCCATGATCATGGTGCTGCTGGCCGCCGTGCCACCGTTGTTCTCGTCCCGGAGTCGGTTTAACGCAATGGATCCCGAACAAGTGTGCTGCCCGTAG
- a CDS encoding MFS transporter, which produces MATPLVDMQMMRLPAVWTTNLVALLVGAGMYAFFGFVPQYVQTPSTAGYGFGASIAESGLILLPFSVTMFAVGLVSGRLAARVGSKAVVIGGTATATAVVPFVLLVVAHDHKWSLYTATAIMGAGFGPAFAAMASLIVDAVPAEHTGVASGMNADIRTIGGSIGAAPMTSIVNAGGRRLAAGGGLHPRLRRACRRHRACCARCLGHRGHPSRRSIIRERTVSPRGECSSLSISGREVGTRPAVDSGSLA; this is translated from the coding sequence GTGGCAACGCCCCTCGTCGATATGCAGATGATGCGCCTGCCTGCGGTGTGGACGACCAACCTCGTCGCACTTCTGGTCGGGGCGGGAATGTACGCGTTCTTCGGGTTCGTACCCCAGTACGTGCAGACGCCCTCGACCGCCGGGTACGGATTCGGAGCGAGTATTGCCGAGTCCGGGCTGATCTTGCTGCCCTTCAGCGTGACGATGTTCGCGGTGGGACTCGTCTCCGGCCGACTCGCCGCCCGCGTCGGATCCAAGGCAGTCGTTATCGGGGGCACCGCCACCGCCACCGCCGTTGTCCCGTTCGTCCTGCTCGTCGTCGCCCACGATCACAAGTGGTCGCTCTACACGGCTACCGCAATTATGGGTGCCGGTTTCGGCCCCGCCTTCGCGGCTATGGCGAGCCTCATCGTCGACGCGGTCCCCGCGGAGCACACCGGTGTCGCCTCGGGCATGAACGCTGACATCCGCACTATCGGTGGCTCGATCGGCGCCGCCCCCATGACCAGCATCGTCAACGCCGGGGGCCGACGGCTTGCCGCGGGAGGAGGGTTACACCCACGGCTTCGCCGTGCTTGCCGGCGTCACCGCGCTTGCTGTGCTCGCTGCCTCGGCCATCGCGGTCACCCATCGCGTCGGAGCATCATCCGCGAACGCACCGTCTCACCTCGAGGTGAGTGCAGCTCGCTCAGTATCTCCGGCCGTGAGGTAGGAACAAGACCTGCCGTGGATTCAGGGTCACTCGCGTAG
- the lipA gene encoding lipoyl synthase: MTITPEGRKLLRLEVRNARTPIERKPEWIRTTARIGPQYTELMDIVRSGGLHTVCEEAGCPNIYECWEDREATFLIGGEQCTRRCDFCLIDTGRPAELDRDEPRRVAESVRHMKLRYSTVTGVARDDLSDGGAWLYAETVREIHELNPDTGVELLIPDFNSQDDQLGEVFGARPEVLAHNLETVPRIFKRIRPAFRYERSLEVLTKAREAGLVTKSNLILGMGETPDEVTEALTDLHAAGCDIITITQYLRPSKRHHPVERWVEPEEFVRHAEFAQEVGFAGVMSGPLVRSSYRAGRLYARTVAHRGGTLPEALSHLGAEVTAAATTGSLRE, from the coding sequence ATGACGATCACTCCGGAAGGCCGTAAGCTGCTTCGACTCGAGGTCCGCAACGCCCGGACTCCGATCGAGCGCAAACCCGAGTGGATCCGCACCACGGCGCGAATCGGGCCGCAGTACACGGAACTCATGGACATCGTGCGGTCCGGTGGCCTGCACACGGTATGTGAGGAAGCCGGCTGCCCGAACATCTACGAGTGCTGGGAAGACCGTGAGGCCACGTTCCTCATCGGTGGTGAGCAATGTACCCGGCGCTGCGACTTCTGTTTGATCGATACAGGCCGGCCCGCCGAACTCGACCGTGACGAGCCCCGTCGTGTCGCAGAGTCCGTGCGGCACATGAAGCTGCGGTACTCCACTGTTACCGGTGTCGCCCGTGACGACCTCTCAGACGGTGGCGCATGGCTCTACGCCGAGACGGTCCGGGAGATCCATGAACTGAACCCGGATACGGGAGTCGAGTTGCTGATCCCTGACTTCAACTCTCAGGACGACCAGCTCGGTGAAGTGTTCGGTGCCCGGCCGGAGGTGCTCGCGCACAACCTCGAGACGGTACCTCGGATTTTCAAGCGAATCCGGCCGGCGTTCCGTTACGAGCGCTCGCTGGAGGTGCTGACGAAGGCCCGCGAGGCGGGCCTGGTCACCAAGTCCAACCTGATTCTCGGAATGGGGGAGACACCCGACGAGGTCACCGAGGCGTTGACCGACCTGCACGCGGCCGGGTGCGACATCATTACGATCACGCAGTATCTGCGTCCTTCGAAGCGGCACCATCCGGTGGAGCGCTGGGTCGAACCCGAAGAGTTCGTTCGTCACGCCGAGTTCGCTCAGGAGGTCGGATTCGCGGGTGTGATGTCCGGGCCGCTGGTGCGCTCGTCGTACCGCGCCGGGCGGCTCTACGCTCGAACGGTGGCGCATCGCGGTGGGACGCTACCGGAAGCCCTGTCCCACTTGGGCGCCGAGGTCACCGCCGCCGCGACTACGGGCTCGCTACGCGAGTGA
- a CDS encoding propionyl-CoA synthetase, which translates to MGNYEAVFRSSVTDREGFWLRAAQALDWHSAPSVALDDENPPFYRWFPDGELNVAYNALDRHVDAGHGDRAALIYDSPVTGTKRSYSYAQLRDEVALFAGVLRGVGVSRGDRVVIYMPMVPEAVVAMLACARLGAVHSVVFGGFAAKELAARIDDAEPAAIVSASCGIEGSRVIEYKPLLDRAIELASYSPGARVILQRPQAGAVMGSGDVDWAEAMKSAIPADPVPVKSTDPLYVLYTSGTTGKPKGVVRDCGGYATALTWSMPNVYDIRPGQTIFTASDVGWVVGHSYIVYGPLLAGATTVLYEGKPVGTPDAGQFWRVISEYGVRTMFTAPTALRVLRKEDPNGAFAQQFDLSELKYLFLAGERLDPGTFGWASDLLGIPVIDHWWQTETGWPIVANPAGIELLEIKPGSPTRPLPGWDVQVLGTDSVPVAAGEDGAIVMKLPMPPGALPTLWKDDDRFVRSYLSAFDGYYLTGDGGRIDSDGYVFVMGRTDDIINVAGHRLSTGAMEEAVSSHPDVAECAVIGTADAVKGQVPRGFVVLKAGVDTSADNYEDQLRTELVEMVRDQVGPVASLRQVTVVPALPKTRSGKILRKTMRGIADGIDDHVPSTIDDPSVLDALRTVLSKAP; encoded by the coding sequence GTGGGTAATTACGAGGCGGTCTTCCGGTCGAGTGTGACGGACCGCGAGGGGTTTTGGTTGCGAGCCGCACAGGCACTGGATTGGCACAGCGCTCCGTCAGTCGCCCTCGACGACGAGAACCCGCCGTTCTACCGCTGGTTCCCCGACGGGGAGCTGAACGTGGCGTATAACGCACTGGACCGGCATGTCGACGCCGGGCACGGCGACCGCGCAGCGCTCATATACGACTCGCCTGTCACCGGAACGAAGCGGTCCTACAGCTACGCGCAGTTGCGCGACGAGGTTGCACTGTTCGCCGGGGTATTGCGCGGGGTCGGCGTGAGCCGAGGCGACCGGGTCGTCATCTACATGCCGATGGTTCCCGAGGCTGTGGTTGCAATGCTGGCGTGCGCCAGGCTGGGGGCGGTGCACTCGGTGGTCTTCGGCGGATTCGCCGCGAAGGAGCTCGCCGCACGCATCGACGATGCCGAGCCGGCCGCGATAGTGTCGGCTTCCTGCGGAATCGAGGGCAGTCGAGTTATCGAGTACAAGCCGTTGCTGGACAGAGCAATCGAGCTTGCTTCTTACAGTCCGGGCGCGCGCGTGATCTTGCAGCGCCCTCAGGCCGGGGCCGTGATGGGTTCTGGCGACGTGGACTGGGCCGAGGCCATGAAGTCGGCGATTCCGGCCGATCCTGTCCCGGTGAAGAGCACCGACCCGCTGTACGTGCTGTACACCTCCGGAACCACGGGAAAGCCCAAAGGGGTAGTACGCGACTGTGGTGGTTACGCCACGGCCCTGACGTGGTCGATGCCGAATGTGTACGATATTCGGCCGGGGCAAACGATTTTCACCGCATCCGACGTCGGCTGGGTGGTCGGCCATTCCTATATCGTCTATGGGCCGTTGCTGGCCGGCGCGACGACCGTGCTGTATGAGGGCAAGCCGGTGGGCACCCCCGATGCCGGCCAATTCTGGCGAGTGATCTCCGAGTACGGGGTCCGCACCATGTTCACTGCGCCGACGGCCTTGCGAGTTCTCCGGAAGGAAGACCCGAACGGCGCATTCGCGCAGCAATTCGACCTGTCGGAGTTGAAGTATCTGTTCCTTGCCGGCGAGCGGCTGGACCCGGGAACTTTCGGTTGGGCATCGGATCTGCTAGGCATCCCGGTCATAGACCATTGGTGGCAGACCGAAACCGGCTGGCCGATCGTCGCCAACCCGGCGGGAATCGAGTTGCTCGAGATCAAACCGGGATCGCCGACCCGCCCTCTACCCGGTTGGGACGTCCAAGTTCTCGGTACCGACAGTGTACCGGTTGCGGCGGGTGAAGACGGTGCCATCGTGATGAAATTGCCGATGCCGCCGGGTGCGCTACCTACGCTGTGGAAGGACGACGACCGGTTCGTGCGGTCCTACCTCTCTGCATTCGATGGTTACTACCTCACCGGCGACGGAGGGCGGATCGACTCCGACGGTTACGTGTTCGTCATGGGCCGCACCGACGACATCATCAACGTTGCCGGACATCGATTGTCGACCGGCGCAATGGAAGAGGCCGTGTCCTCCCACCCCGATGTAGCAGAGTGCGCCGTCATTGGCACCGCAGACGCGGTGAAGGGGCAGGTGCCCCGGGGGTTCGTCGTACTCAAGGCGGGCGTGGACACCAGCGCGGACAACTACGAGGACCAACTACGCACCGAACTGGTCGAGATGGTGCGCGACCAGGTGGGTCCTGTCGCCTCACTCAGGCAGGTCACCGTGGTCCCGGCTCTGCCCAAGACGCGATCGGGAAAGATTCTCCGTAAGACGATGCGCGGGATCGCCGACGGCATCGACGATCACGTTCCATCGACTATCGATGACCCGAGTGTTCTTGACGCGCTCCGAACCGTCCTGAGCAAGGCGCCATGA
- a CDS encoding MFS transporter, with protein MKIIEDLHSAPMSRFQVVAISVALLLLLMDGYDLAVMAFVAPSLSEQWTLPADSLGYLISAGLFGTAVGSIVLAPIADRIGRRPLTLACLVIIIAGLVGSGFSTNFELMFASRVVTGLGIGGLAATLNVLVSEMSSNRRRGLAMGVFAAGFSIGATVCGIVARWMIPAFGWQSMFFVGAAVTIALLLVCVRLLPESLEFLLTKQPPSALERANSILDKIGMSQLSELPAPDKTESIEGSVREVLSRTMIIRTILLWIGYGCLVAGYYFFSTWLPKIMATTTGDKTIGITLGTIANFGGILGCLVFGVLTSYFAIRKVLITMLTAGGVACLAFAAVLGQTGLAMVVAALIGLLLMGGIVGFYTQPHAVYSPRARATGNGWMIGIGRLVSIAAPVVTGYLIAAHWTPASLFVAYSVPLFVAALCIVTLGMASRRPGMGSMSEVSPAPAETR; from the coding sequence ATGAAAATTATCGAAGACTTGCATAGCGCGCCGATGAGCCGCTTCCAGGTCGTTGCCATCTCTGTCGCACTACTGCTACTACTCATGGATGGTTACGACCTCGCAGTCATGGCCTTTGTGGCACCGAGCCTTTCCGAACAGTGGACCCTCCCCGCAGACAGCTTGGGATACCTCATCAGTGCCGGCTTGTTCGGAACAGCCGTCGGCTCGATCGTTCTTGCACCCATCGCCGATCGGATCGGCCGTCGGCCACTGACATTGGCGTGTCTCGTGATCATCATTGCCGGACTGGTGGGATCTGGCTTCAGCACGAACTTCGAGTTGATGTTCGCGTCCCGGGTCGTCACAGGACTGGGCATCGGCGGCTTGGCAGCCACGCTCAACGTCCTTGTTTCCGAGATGAGCTCGAATAGGCGACGTGGCTTGGCCATGGGTGTCTTCGCAGCGGGATTCTCGATCGGGGCAACAGTGTGCGGAATTGTCGCTCGCTGGATGATCCCGGCCTTCGGATGGCAATCGATGTTCTTCGTCGGAGCCGCCGTCACCATCGCGCTACTGCTGGTCTGCGTCCGGCTTCTCCCCGAGTCGCTGGAATTTCTGTTGACCAAACAACCGCCGAGCGCCCTTGAACGCGCCAATTCCATCCTCGACAAGATCGGTATGTCGCAGTTGTCCGAGCTGCCGGCTCCGGACAAGACCGAGTCGATCGAAGGAAGTGTGCGGGAGGTCCTCTCCAGGACCATGATCATCCGCACGATCCTCTTGTGGATCGGCTATGGGTGCCTCGTCGCCGGATACTACTTCTTCAGCACCTGGCTGCCCAAGATCATGGCGACGACCACTGGGGACAAGACCATTGGCATCACCTTGGGGACCATCGCCAACTTCGGCGGCATCCTGGGTTGCCTCGTCTTCGGCGTCCTCACTTCCTACTTTGCGATTCGCAAGGTATTGATCACCATGCTGACCGCAGGCGGAGTGGCTTGCCTCGCGTTCGCTGCGGTCCTCGGGCAAACGGGACTCGCCATGGTTGTCGCTGCCCTCATCGGGCTTCTGCTCATGGGCGGCATTGTCGGCTTCTACACCCAGCCCCACGCTGTCTATTCGCCCCGAGCGCGCGCCACCGGAAACGGATGGATGATCGGTATCGGGCGATTGGTGTCCATCGCGGCGCCCGTTGTCACCGGATACTTGATCGCCGCGCATTGGACACCGGCAAGCCTCTTCGTTGCGTATTCGGTCCCGCTCTTCGTCGCGGCTCTGTGCATTGTCACGTTAGGCATGGCATCCAGACGTCCGGGCATGGGGAGCATGTCAGAGGTATCGCCCGCCCCGGCGGAGACACGCTGA
- a CDS encoding Zn-ribbon domain-containing OB-fold protein, which produces MIHPRPQPFPEVAFAVEPGIEPYWEGGAENRLMLSKCPEDGAVIWPPRPFCPRHMTGEVRWQEASGRGVVHSYTTVHRGEGAFAKTSPYVLAYVELDEGPRVLTNLLNADGGSATDVEIGQRVTAEFDTVGEGAPVLRFKSDP; this is translated from the coding sequence GTGATCCATCCACGACCGCAGCCATTTCCTGAAGTAGCCTTCGCCGTCGAGCCTGGCATCGAACCGTATTGGGAGGGTGGTGCGGAAAATCGACTGATGCTCAGTAAATGCCCCGAGGACGGAGCGGTGATATGGCCGCCACGGCCGTTCTGCCCCCGTCACATGACCGGCGAGGTCCGCTGGCAAGAGGCCAGCGGCAGGGGTGTGGTGCACAGCTACACCACGGTTCACCGAGGTGAGGGTGCCTTTGCGAAGACCTCCCCGTACGTCCTCGCCTACGTGGAACTCGATGAGGGGCCGAGGGTCCTGACGAACCTGCTGAATGCCGACGGCGGCAGCGCCACCGACGTGGAGATCGGGCAAAGAGTGACGGCCGAGTTCGACACCGTCGGTGAGGGGGCACCGGTGCTGAGATTCAAGAGCGACCCGTGA